AATTGCATGGCGCGGCACGGCCAGTTGCCATTCATCATGCGCAACGGCAGGCCGGGACGGATGACAAAGTTCTTGATGTGCGCCGCATACACACGCGGCCCCACCTTGAGGAAACGGGTCTCCCAGCTTTCCCCTTCCCAGCAGTGCGAAGGATCGGCATTGACCGCCAGGCACTTGTCGCCATCGCAAATCTGCACCAGCATATTGAAGTCATCCGCGCACATGGCCGCCGTGCCAGGATGGATTTCGTGGCAAAGGTAAATCCCCAGTTCATTGGCATGCTTGCGGATTTTGGCGGTCTTTTTGACAAACCGCTCCTGCCCTTCCTTGATTAAATCATAACCCGGGCCGGCCCAGAAGCCCCACGGATAACCGCTGGCCACTTCCCAGCCAAACGCCACGCCCCAGAAGGTGGGCAGGATTTTGACCTCCAGCTCGGCCGCCAAATCCATCAACTTCAGCAGATAGTTTTCCGCCCATTCCTCGATTTCCTGCGGGGATTTTTTGGCCACATCCTCCGGGATGAACGGGCGAATCGAAGGGCTGCCCGTCCACGCCGTGGTGTGCACCCACAACGGACAGTGGCAGGAGATGCCGTCCAGCGTCATGCCGCGCGACTCAAACGTCTCTTTGATTTCCTCGGCGGACATGAAAAGCTTGCCGCCCTGAAGCATGTAGTTGGACGGCTGGGCGCCGGTGGCGCCGGATGCCTTCGCGTAGTCCAAAAATTGGGCCAATGATTTTGCGCCGTGTTGGGCGCCCTCGATACTGGGATGATAAACAGATTGAGCCATAAGTCGTATGTTTGCTGCGTTTACTGTGCCTGTTAGTGATAACGGTTTCGCCGTCCCTTTGCCAAGCAAAAATGCCCCAAAAAATGGAGGCTGGGCCCTTCCCGCCTGCGTGGTCCTGCCCGGGAAATCCGCCGGTCTTTCCACCACCGGCTTCCCCGGCCTGGTGGGGGAAGAACAGGCACGGGAGCAACTTGCCAGAAAGGGGTGAGAGGAGTATCGTTCCTTTGGTTATCAACCTTATGAAAGCCACCTGCTTCATGAATTCCATGACCCTGCCCCTCTTGACCCTGTTGGTGGCATGCGGGGCCACGGTGCCCTTGTTTGCCGCCACCGCGCCAGCCGCCAAACCCGCCCCCAACCCCGCGGCAGCCTGGGCCAAGGCCAAATTGGAATTGAACGAGAACATCCGGACCATCAATCAAATCATGGCCACCCCCGCTCTGCAACAAGTGGGTATGGACGCCCTGGCCCGCCAAACCGGTGTGGCCGCAGATACTCTCGAGGCCACCCGGCGCAAAAGCGCCATGAGTTACGGGGACCTGGCCACCGGCCTGCTCCTGGCCAAGGCGGCCAATGTGTCTTTCGAGCAAATCAAACAGGAACGCCGCGGCCGCAGTTGGGCCGATATTGCTGCCGCACGCCGCCTGGCCCTGGCAGGCATCAATGAAAAGCTGGCCGCCGTGAAGGCCTCTGTGGACCAATTCGTCGCCAAACAGATGGAGGATGAAGCCAGCCGGGCCATGGCCGAAGAACGACGCATGATGCGCCTGCACGGTGTTCCTCCTCCCCCGCCCCCGCCGCCCCCCGCCGAGCTGCCCAGTCACCCCCGCCCCAACGAAAGATAAACACTGACAAGCAGGGGACCAACTCCAGGGCCGCATTCGCATGGCCAGTTTGCCAGAGTGGGAATGGCTGGTAAAGGTGGCGGACGCCGAAGTGCGCCGCACCCTCAAGGCTTTGCCGCCAGAACTGCGTCAAGCGGCAGAAGCACTGCCCGTGACTTACGAGCCGATGCCGGCCGCCGCCTTGATTGAAGAGGGATTGGACCCCGATACTTTGGGGCTATTTATTGGGGGCGACCATGATGAGGAGGCCCACACCGTCCTTCCACCCCGCATCATTTTGTACCTGGAAAATATCTGGTGCATGGTGGACGAGGAAAACGGTGATGAGGCGGATTACCGTGCCGAGGTGCGCACCACCCTGCTGCATGAGCTGGGACATTATCTGGGGTTGGATGAAGATGAATTGACTGAGCGGGGTCTGGAATGATGCGCTTGCCTCCGGGCCCGCAAATATGGTCTGTTGGGGACATGCGCAAATTCATTATTTTGTGCGCCGCCTGGCTGGGCGGCTGGGGGTTGCCAGCGGCTGCACCCCTGCCGGACATCCTCATTGCGGATTTTGAGGGGACCAATTACGGAGGCTGGACCGCCACCGGCACGGCTTTTGGGCCGGGTCCCGCCCGCGGCACGCTCCCCAATCAAATGCGCGTTAGCGGTTTTCAAGGCAAGGGATTGGTTAACAGCTTTTACGGCGGTGACCGCAGCACCGGCACCCTGACTTCGCCCCCCTTTAAAATCGAACGGCCCTATCTCAAATTTCTCATTGGGGGTGGCGGCTTCGCCGGCGAAACCTGCATGAACTTGCTGGTGGACGGCAAACATGTGCGCACCGCCACCGGACCCAACACCCGGCCGGGTGGAAGCGAGGAGCTGAACTGGCAGAGCTGGGAGGTGCGCGAATTTCTGGGCCGCACCGGCATCCTTGAAATCGTGGACCGCGCCACGGGCGGATGGGGACACATCAATGTGGACCATATAATCCTGAGCGACACGCCCGCCCCCCGCTGGCGTGAGAATGTGCAGCGGCAATTCACCGCCGAACGGCGGTACCTGTTCCTGCCCGTTAAAAACGGCGCCCCTAAACGCTGGGTCAGCCTGCTGGTGGAGGGACGCCTCGAACGCGACTTCGACATTGAACTGGCCGATGCCGCTCCGGACTGGTGGGCGTGGGTGGACTTGCGCCCGTTTGCCGGCAAAACGCTGGTGGTGCAGGTGGACCGCCTGCGCGAAGATTCTCAAGCCCTGGAACTGTTGGAGCAAGGCGATGCCCCGAAAGGCGCGCAGCCGCTTTACCGCGAGCCGTTGCGGCCCCAATTCCATTTCTCCGCGCAGCGTGGCTGGCTCAATGACCCCAACGGGCTGGTGTATCATGCGGGGGAATACCACCTCTTTTTCCAGCACAATCCTTATGGCTGGAACTGGGGGAACATGCACTGGGGCCACGCCGTCAGCCGCGATTTGGTGCATTGGGAGGAACTCGGCGAGGCGCTGTATCCGGACGCCCTGGGCACCATGTACTCCGGCTCAGCCATTGTGGATTACCGGAATGATGCGGGACTCAATGCCCCCGACTCTCCCGCCATCCTGCTGTTTTACACGGCCGCCGGCGGAGAAAACCGCCAGTCCCGCGGCCAGCCCTACACCCAATGCCTGGCGTACAGCACGGACCGCGGCCGGACTTTCAAAAAATATGAGCGGAATCCCATCGTGCCCAACCTGACCCCCGGCAACCGGGACCCGAAAGTCATCTGGCACGCAGCTTCGCAGCAATGGATTATGACGCTCTATGTCGAGACCAACCGCGTGCACTCCATCTTTTTCTTTGGCTCGAAAAACCTGCGCGACTGGACCTATTTGAGCCGCACCGAGGGATTCTTCGAGTGCCCGGACTTTTTCCCGCTGGCGGTGCCCGGCGAAACCGGCCGCCACTTGTGGCTGCTGACCGGCGCCAGCAGCGAATACATGCTGGGCCATTTTGACGGCCGCCAGTTCACGCCAGCAACTCCCAAACTGCCCGGCCATCTGGGCCGTGATTTCTACGCGGCGCAGACTTTCAGCGACATCCCGCCCGCGGATGGACGCCGCATTCAAATCGGCTGGCTGCGCGCCCCTGCTCCCGGCATGCCCTTCAATCAATGCATGAGCCTGCCGTTGGAATTGAGCCTGACCAACACCCCGGACGGCCCGCGCTTGACCATGTGGCCCGTGCGCGAACTGGCAAAACTGCGCGGGCAGCCCATCGCTGCCGCGCCTCTGGACCTGGTGCCCGGTGCCGCCAACCCGCTCGCCGCGGCACGGGGCGAATTGTGGGAGGTGCGCGCCGAATTCACGCCTGCTCCGGGAGCGGTTTTCGAGTTGAAACTGCGCGGGGCGGAAATTATCTATGATGCCGGCCATCAGGAATTGTCCGTAAATGGCCATCGGGCCAAGGCTCCCCTGCGCGAGGGCCGCCAGCGGCTGGCGGTCTTCCTGGATCGCACCACAATCGAGGTTTTCGCGGCAGACGGTTTAACCTACGTGCCCCTGCCTTTCATGGCCAAAGCCGAAGAACAAGGCATGCATGCCCGCATGCGCCAGGGCCAGGCCAGGTTTGAAACGCTGGCCGCCTATCCCTTGCAATCCATTTGGCCTTAAACTCAACGTCATTGACCGTGGCCGGGCTGGGCTGGCGGATGGTGAATTTTGATGCATCTTACGAAAAAGGTGACATAGTAACCCTGTGAAAACCCTCGCGTTAATACTATCACTGGCAGCGGCAGCCATGCCGGCCCTGGCGGCCCAGGTGTTGATAGTGGCCGATGAATTTCCCGCGATGCAGGAGCTGGCCCGCCAGCTCAAGGCGCAGGAGGGATGGGATAGCCAAATTGTCAAACAAACGGAAATGCCGGCCGATTTGAAACCCTTCCAAGCGGTCGTAGTCTATATCCACGGTAAATTGCTGCCCGCTCCGGAAAAGGCCATGGTGAACTACACCCGCGAAGGCGGAAAATTGGTGGCCCTGCATCACAGTATCAGCTCGGGCAAACGCACCAATGAGTTATGGTTCAACTTTTTGGGAGTGGATTTACCCAAGGGAGACGTTACCCAAGGCGGGTATCAATGGACCGAAGGCGTAACGCTGGACATTGTAAATCTGGCCACCAACCATTTTATCACCACCCATAAGGTGAAATATCCAGCCACGGGCGAATTCGCTCCCGTCGGCGGGGTCAGGCAGGTTTTGCCACTGTTCACGCTGCACGATTCTGAAGTTTACCTGAATCACCAGTTGCTGGGTGAGCGTACCCGCCTGCTGGGTTTGCGTTACACCGACAAAAAAACCAATCGTG
This is a stretch of genomic DNA from Fontisphaera persica. It encodes these proteins:
- a CDS encoding sugar phosphate isomerase/epimerase family protein translates to MAQSVYHPSIEGAQHGAKSLAQFLDYAKASGATGAQPSNYMLQGGKLFMSAEEIKETFESRGMTLDGISCHCPLWVHTTAWTGSPSIRPFIPEDVAKKSPQEIEEWAENYLLKLMDLAAELEVKILPTFWGVAFGWEVASGYPWGFWAGPGYDLIKEGQERFVKKTAKIRKHANELGIYLCHEIHPGTAAMCADDFNMLVQICDGDKCLAVNADPSHCWEGESWETRFLKVGPRVYAAHIKNFVIRPGLPLRMMNGNWPCRAMQFVDLPSGDINMQRYAELLIHIGYPSRYCKVMNRPTAPLVVEAESAHKDLDYTSANGIAYVRDHLCWPAAAGSFEDGMGA
- a CDS encoding metallopeptidase family protein encodes the protein MASLPEWEWLVKVADAEVRRTLKALPPELRQAAEALPVTYEPMPAAALIEEGLDPDTLGLFIGGDHDEEAHTVLPPRIILYLENIWCMVDEENGDEADYRAEVRTTLLHELGHYLGLDEDELTERGLE
- a CDS encoding glycoside hydrolase family 32 protein, with the translated sequence MRKFIILCAAWLGGWGLPAAAPLPDILIADFEGTNYGGWTATGTAFGPGPARGTLPNQMRVSGFQGKGLVNSFYGGDRSTGTLTSPPFKIERPYLKFLIGGGGFAGETCMNLLVDGKHVRTATGPNTRPGGSEELNWQSWEVREFLGRTGILEIVDRATGGWGHINVDHIILSDTPAPRWRENVQRQFTAERRYLFLPVKNGAPKRWVSLLVEGRLERDFDIELADAAPDWWAWVDLRPFAGKTLVVQVDRLREDSQALELLEQGDAPKGAQPLYREPLRPQFHFSAQRGWLNDPNGLVYHAGEYHLFFQHNPYGWNWGNMHWGHAVSRDLVHWEELGEALYPDALGTMYSGSAIVDYRNDAGLNAPDSPAILLFYTAAGGENRQSRGQPYTQCLAYSTDRGRTFKKYERNPIVPNLTPGNRDPKVIWHAASQQWIMTLYVETNRVHSIFFFGSKNLRDWTYLSRTEGFFECPDFFPLAVPGETGRHLWLLTGASSEYMLGHFDGRQFTPATPKLPGHLGRDFYAAQTFSDIPPADGRRIQIGWLRAPAPGMPFNQCMSLPLELSLTNTPDGPRLTMWPVRELAKLRGQPIAAAPLDLVPGAANPLAAARGELWEVRAEFTPAPGAVFELKLRGAEIIYDAGHQELSVNGHRAKAPLREGRQRLAVFLDRTTIEVFAADGLTYVPLPFMAKAEEQGMHARMRQGQARFETLAAYPLQSIWP
- a CDS encoding ThuA domain-containing protein, which codes for MKTLALILSLAAAAMPALAAQVLIVADEFPAMQELARQLKAQEGWDSQIVKQTEMPADLKPFQAVVVYIHGKLLPAPEKAMVNYTREGGKLVALHHSISSGKRTNELWFNFLGVDLPKGDVTQGGYQWTEGVTLDIVNLATNHFITTHKVKYPATGEFAPVGGVRQVLPLFTLHDSEVYLNHQLLGERTRLLGLRYTDKKTNREWHQSHAGWIKPAGKGTIYYLMPGHSVLEFQDPAYVRIVINAIIHQPGTP